TAACTGACCTTGACATAAGTGGTGCTGCATAACCGCTTTAAAGCTGAAGTAATGTCTGTTCCTAAGACAGGCTGAAGCCGTATCTCtgttggttttgtctttgtttagtGTTCCTGCCTGTTGCTTGCTATAGCTCTTTATATACTGTGATTTATAGAATGCTTCttttaaacaagcaaataatttcttttatcaCAGACCATAAAAGCTTAATACTGGTTTGGGACTATTACAAGAGTAGATAATACAGTCATGTCATTTGTAATACTCCTTCATGCCATTTCGCACAGCATTTAGGCGATACCCATGAAATTATAGGACCTTTAACTGTGTCACTATTGACATTACCTGCTAGAACTCTTCAGAAGTATGCATTTCTTACAATGTTTAATGAATGTATAATAATTTTTTGTATTGTAAAACACAGTCTTTTGACTCCACAGAGACTTAGAGAAAAGGATTATtagttttgtttcctccttccaGATGGAAGCATCAGATCATACCAATCCAGAAGAATACCCCACTGAAATTCATGATTATCTGGCAACATTTGAACAATCTCTTGGTTCTGTAGAAGAGATGCTGAAAGCAATGATGTTGGTTTCTAGGAGTGACCTCCAAAAGGTAGGTAATGTTGCTTTTGACAACCTTTTTGTTACTAATACAAGAATATCTGGGAACCCCAACTGAAATATAAAGGGTCTGTTAGGCCTGGCCACTGCACATATAAATATGACACTTTCTATGCTTGATACCCAGTATTTGAAAATCTTACATTTCTAAGATACCCAGATGATCTTACAAACTAAACAGTGAAATACATgcttttccaagctgaaaaCTGATGATTTTACCAGCGAGTCATTTAAATAGAGGACATTTTAGCTTATTCCTGACCTTCCTTAAAGTGCATGCTGAGTGCTCTTTCATAATGGAGAGGTtattcacacttttttttctgagatgttTTCACAACAGACTTAATGGAACTTTGTATATGCAGTAGGATATAAAGGTGAATTGACAGCAGTGAGAATTGATCTGATTCTAGAAGTCTAGACTTGCAGAACCtggtgcttaaaaaaaacccagctgtcTCCTGTAGCTGTGTTATAAGCCTGAGTCTGTAAAATGTGGTTTTTGCTCAGGGCATAAAGGCAGAGCAAGGTACAGACCGAAGACTTCATACAAGCTTCTCTACCTTTTAACATTTAAAGCCTaatatgtaatttctttctctagGGCAAGAAAAAGCTAGCACATGAGTGAACTTCTTTATCCTCTGAGGATTTCTAACACAAATAAATCATGGAGAAAACAGTCTTGACAACACTGATCTTTTGACAGTATCCATGTTAGAAGTAGTGAGCCGTACAATGATGTTATCAGAGGTTCTGGAAATCCTATAGgactaaaataataaattgatTTTGACagtcaaggaaaaaaaccctcattacctttattcttcctttgctttacAGCCCTAAGTATTCCAGCATGCATTGAACACACAGTCTATCATGTATAGTGTTAATGTTCATTGACTGTAGCATAGCATATTCACATCTGGGCTTCAGCAATCTTaagacttctttttcccttcatagaatagaatcatagaatagttagggtttgaaaggaccttaagatcatccagttccaacccccctgccatgggcagggacacctcccactaaaccatgtcacccaaggctttgtccagcctggccttgaacactgccagggatggagcattcacaacctccctggacaacccattccagtgcctcaccaccctaaacagtaaagaatttcttccttataccaaatctaaacttcccttgtttaagttttaacctgttaccccttgtcctatcactacagtccttaatgagcagtccatccccagcatccctatagccccccttcagatactggaaggctgctatgaggtctccatgcagccttctcttctccaggctgaacagccccaactttctcttcCACTGATAGCAATAATTACTTTGAGTTAAGCTTCTATGGACAAACAGGAACTTCTTTCTGACTATGGGAATAGTAGTCTAACAGCTACGTGCCAACAGATATTTGTGCTTTTGGCCACTTGGGACTGTGGCATCAGACTGGGAAAATTACTTAAGTACTTGGGAGagaatgattctgtgatggcACAGAAATAGGTATAACGTGGTCTTAGTGAACTTGTGGTGCAAAAATATCCTCCTTCAGtgtgtatttcttttatgaATACATTCAGAATTATAAAATGTGCAAatgtgttgttttgggttttgttttttttttttttttgcattctaGTTAGAGCCTCTGGAGCAAGCAAAGCTGGATTTGGTTTCAGTGTACGCGTTAAATTCATTGTTCTGGGGTAAGTATGTGGTAGGAGGAAAAAAGTACTATTTATGATGCTATTTGAACACCTTTTAGACAGCTGCAAACATTAAATAATCATATTTCATAGGAGAATAATTAGAAACCAGTAATTACCCCAAGGATCCAAATTATTGCCATTTGTAGAGTAAATGATGTTGAAACTCCAAATCAAAAATAGGAATTTACAGAAGCTGACTTTGTACCTGCCTGaagatgtttgttttcttcatagcaACATTAACtatgttagattttttttaatttagctgCAATATTGATGATAATCGTTTGTCAGATACTTTACACCATTAACTCTAATTGTTACTAATGTGTTTATGTGGAAATTAGTTTTCCTGTGTGACTGATTCATAGGGTCCTCAGTCATGACAGCCTTCAGATTTAAAAACTTCATGTTTTTTATCTTGTAGTATACTTGACTATCCAGGGAGTCAATCCAAAGGAACattcagtgaaacaagaactggTAAGATTCTCACACTGCAAGCACTGCAATTTCTTACTTGCCCAGGACACTTAATtcatataaaagtaaaaaaaatatttgtatcgATGGTTAAAATTGATGTTGCCATAATAGCATGCATATGCTACATAGTGTTATATAACTGTTCATGTGCCCTGCTGTGCTCTCTAAATTAAGAAAGTCATATTTTTAGTTCCAAATGGCACTGTTTAAAGCAAAGTTGTAGAGTCTGCTGAAATTAGAACAAGAAGATAAATGAtgtcatcttttcttttctccaccTTTCTTTGAGAATTGGATTCTGAAGAGAGCAGCTTTTCACTTGTAAATGCTAAATGGAAAAATGTTACATGTCTGATAATAATTTATAACTTCCAgtatggcatttttttcttataaatacTTGGAATCATGTTAATCTCTGAGGCtgtcttttcttacttttgtaTGACTCTGAAAGTGTAGTGTGGTT
This window of the Melopsittacus undulatus isolate bMelUnd1 chromosome 3, bMelUnd1.mat.Z, whole genome shotgun sequence genome carries:
- the C1D gene encoding nuclear nucleic acid-binding protein C1D, with product MEASDHTNPEEYPTEIHDYLATFEQSLGSVEEMLKAMMLVSRSDLQKLEPLEQAKLDLVSVYALNSLFWVYLTIQGVNPKEHSVKQELERVRTYMNRVKEIAEKKKASKLDKGAASRFVRNALWEPSPENEKKNKGPGKGKKRKMD